CATGCGCAAAGTCTTGATCACCGGAGCCAACCGCGGCCTAGGACTGGAGATGGCCCGCCAATGCCTGGAGCAGGGCGATCGGGGCTTCGCCGCCTGCCGTAATCCTCAAGATGCCGCCGAGCTCCTCGAGCTCCAGCGTCACCATGGAGACGGGCTGACTCTCGTCGAGGTGGAGCTCGCCGACGACGCCTCCATCCGGCAAGCCCTCGAGACCGTCGGCCAGCACACCGATGGTCTCGACCTTCTGCTCAACAACGCCGGCGTCATGCCTCTCCACGAGACACCGGAGACCCTCGACGGCGCCACCCTCGATGAGACCTTCCACATCAACTGCACCGCCCCCATGCTGGTGGTACGGGAAGCCCTCCCCTTGCTCCGCCGCGGCACCCAGCCCAAGGTGCTCAACATCTCCTCCTCCCTCGGATCCCTGACGAATAAGACTACCGGCGGCCTCTATGCCTACTGCGCCTCCAAGGCCGCCCTCAACATGCTCAGCCGAACCCTGGCCCACGACCTCCACCGCCACGGCATCACCGTCGTCGCCATCCATCCCGGCTGGGTCCAGACCGACATGGGTGGCCCCCGCGCACCCCTCGAGGCCCCCGAAGCCGTCCGCGGCATCCTGCAAGTCGCCGCCACCGTCAGCCTCCAGCAGAGCGGCCAGTTCCTCACCTGGGAGGGCGAAGAGCACCCTTGGTAAGCGCATTTCCGCAGGG
The Acidobacteriota bacterium genome window above contains:
- a CDS encoding SDR family oxidoreductase, with protein sequence MRKVLITGANRGLGLEMARQCLEQGDRGFAACRNPQDAAELLELQRHHGDGLTLVEVELADDASIRQALETVGQHTDGLDLLLNNAGVMPLHETPETLDGATLDETFHINCTAPMLVVREALPLLRRGTQPKVLNISSSLGSLTNKTTGGLYAYCASKAALNMLSRTLAHDLHRHGITVVAIHPGWVQTDMGGPRAPLEAPEAVRGILQVAATVSLQQSGQFLTWEGEEHPW